The genomic stretch GACGCCGGCCACGATCAGCGCCGCGACCGCGGTCGCCGCCCAGCGCGACCAGATGGGCAGGATCGCCCCGAGTTCGCGCTGGTCGGCCTTGCGCAGCAGGAAACCGACCAGCATGACCAGGCCGCCCAGCCACACCGCCATGGCTGCCAGGTGGATCGCGTCGACCACCACCGACACGCCCGCCACCGGGGAGGCAGTCGGGTGCCCGGTCAGCGGCCAGGTCGCGATGGCCGCGACGCCGAGCACGCCGAGCAGGGCCAGGTCGGTTTTCGAGTCGTCGCCGGAGCCGCGCAGCATGGGCCGCAGCAGCAGGGCCGCGGCACAGATCACACCCAGGCGCACCAGCATGATCGCCCCGAAGGTGCTGCCCAGCACGTCCCTGAGGTCGCCGACCCGCACGTCGAACAGGCCCGAGCCGGTCGAGTAGGGCGCCTGCAGCCAGATGGCGAGCAGCGTGCTGAAGATGATCAGGCCGATGCCTGTCCAGACCAGACGGCCGGGACCCGTACGGCTGAGCCGGTGCGGCCAGAGCAGCGCGAGCACCAGCGTGGGCCCGATCAGGAGCACCAGTCCGGCGTACCCGAGGTATTTGCCGACCGGGATCAGCGCCCGCACCACCGGGTCGACCTCGGTGTCGTCGACGGTCGCGGTCGGCGGGGCCGAGGCAGCGCCCACCGAGAAGGTGAGGCTGCCCCCGACGGGGTGGCTGTCGGCCGACATCACGCGATAACTCACCAGGTACGTCCCCCGGCCGCCGCCCGAGCGCAGCGGGATCGTCACACTGGTGCCCGCGGCGGCGGGGTCGCCCTGGTCGGCCCGCGAGCCGTCCGGCGCCAGCACCTGGATCTTGCCGGACAGCAGCTGCACCGACTCGCTGAAGTTCAGCGTGATCTTGTTCGGCGCGTCGGGGACGATCGTGCCGTTGCCGGGGTCGCTGTTGACGAGAACGGCGTGCGCGCTGGCCGGGGCGGCGGGGCCGAGAAGCACCGCGAAGAACCCGATCAGCAGCCCGGCGAGTGCCACCATAGGGCGACAAATCCGGCGGCGCTCAACAATCATGCCCGTCATGCTGCCCGATCCGGTCGACCCCTGCCCACCGCGGGTTGCCCGCGGCACCCGGTTCACGGGCTCGCGCAAGGAGAGGGCGTACGATGCTGGCCCATGGACGGCCTGGACGAAACGACCTCGCTCGCCCTCGCCGCCCGCGCGGGGGACGCGGTCGCGACGGCGGCGTTCGTGCGCGCGACCCAGGCCGAGGTGTGGCGGTTCACCGCCGCCCTGGTCGACCCGGGCGCGGCCGACGACCTCACGCAAGAGACCTACCTGCGCGCCTTCAAGGCCCTGCCCGCGTTCGAGGCCCGCTCGACGGCCCGCACGTGGCTGCTCGGCATCGCCCGCCGCGCCTGCGCCGACCACCTGCGTACGGTGGTGCGCCGCCGCCGCCTCGACGCGCGCCTGGCCGCCGAGGCCTGGACGGCGTCGCCCTCGCCCGACCCGGCCCAACGGCTCACCACGGCCGATCTGCTGGGCCGGCTCGGCGAGGAAAGGCGTACGGCTTTCGTCCTGACACAGGTCCTTGGACTCTCCTATGCCGAGGCCGCCGAGGTGGAGGATGTCCCCGTCGGGACAATCCGGTCCCGGGTCGCGCGTGCCCGTGACGAGCTGGTGGCAGCGGTCTCCCAGGCGCGCGCGGTCTGATCAGCCGCTTCCCAGGCAACCCTCAGCACAACCGAGGGAACCCAGGGCACAGTGGCATCGACTAATCGGGCGTGACCATGGACTTGATGCAGCGGCCTTCCCGGCTCGCGGCGGCCTGGCCCTGGATCTCCACCCTCGCGCGTCTCGGCCTGGCGGCGGTCTTCCTGATCGCCGGCGGGCTCAAGGTGACCGACCTGGCCGCCTCGGCGCGCGCGGTGAACGCGTACGACCTGATGTCCTACGACACCGCCAAGGTGATCGGGGCCATCCAGCCGTTCCTGGAGATCGCACTGGGCCTGCTCCTGCTGATCGGCATAGCGACACGGCTCAGCGCGGCCATCGCCGCGGTGCTGATGGTGATCTTCATCGCCGGCATCGTCTCGGCCTGGGCGCGCGGGCTGCAGATCGACTGCGGCTGTTTCAGCAAGGGCGGGGAGCTGACCGGCGGGCGCACCACGCAGTACGGCCTTGACATCCTGCGCGACGTGGGCTTCCTCGCGCTGGCCGGCCTGCTGATGTGGAAACCGCGGTCGAAGTTCTCGGTCGACGGGCTTCTGATGGGGGATCGATGAGCAAGGGCAACCGGGGACGGGACCGCGCGGCGGCGCAGCGGATCGTCGAACAGCAGAAGGCGGCCGAGCGCCGGCGGCAGGTGACGATCTGGACCTCGGTCGGCGTGGTCGCCGTGCTGCTGATCGCCGGCCTGATCGGCTGGGGCGTACTCGCCAACCAGGAGAAGAAGACCGAGGCTTCGCGGGTCAGCACGCCGAGCGTGGCGGTCGACGACGGCACGGCCTTCGCGGTCGGCAGCGGCCCGGTCACGGTCGACATCTACGAGGACTTCATGTGCCCGGTCTGCAACCAGTTCGAGCAGCAGACCGGCCCGGCGATCGCACAGATGGTGACCGACAAGAAAGTGACCGTGCGGTACCACCCGGTGTCCATCCTGGACCGCGTGTCCAACGGCACCCAGTATTCGACCAGGGCGGCCGGGGCGGTGGCGGCCGCGGCCGTGGACGGCAAGTTCCTCGAGTACCACAACGTGCTGTTCGAGAACCAGCCCGCGGAGGGCACCGAGGGCCTCAGCAACGACAAGCTGATCGAGCTGGGCCGCGGTGTCGGCCTGGGCGACTCGTTCGCCACGGCGGTCAGCGACGGCACGTACAAGCCGTGGGCCACCAAGGTCACCGAGACCTTCGCGTCGCGCGGCCACAACGGCACCCCGACCATCGTGGTCAACGGCAAGGTGGTCGAGGGTCCGGGCAACACGCTGCCCACCACCGAGGTCTTCACGCAGGCGGTCACGGCGGCCGCCGGGTGAGACGTCTCGCCCTGATCGTGGCGGTGGCCGGCTCGGTACTCGGGCCGGCCACACCCGCGTCGGCCCACGGCGGGGACGTCGGGGGCGGCACGGCGTACCGGACCGAGGTCGCCTCGATCACGCTCGACGGCGTCGACGCCCGTACGGTGGAGGCGGGTGCCCGGCTCGAGCTGAGCAACAACACCGGGCACTCCGTCGAGATCCTCGGCTACTCCGGCGAGCCGTACCTCGACGTGCGGCCCGGCGGCACCTGGCAGAACGTGAACTCGCCGGCCGCGTACCTCAACGAGACCCTGGCCTTCGAAGCGGCAGTGCCCCCGAACGCCGACCCGACAGCGCCGCCGTCCTGGCGCAAGATCTCGGACTCGACCACGGTGCGCTGGCACGATCGGCGGACCCAGTGGGTGAGCGAGGAGCAGCCGCCGCAGGCCGTCGCCGACCCGTCCCGCGCACACCGCCTGCGCGACTGGAGCGTTCCGCTGCGGGCACAGACCACCACGTACGAGATCCGCGGCACCCTCGACTGGGAACCGCCGCCCGTGGCCTGGAAGTGGTGGGCCGGGGCGGTGCTGGCCGGCCTGGCCGCCGCGGCGCTGGCCTACCGGTCGCCGCGATCGGTGCGAGGGATCGCGCTCGTCGCGGGGTCGGCGCCCCTCACGTACGGGGTCCTGCGCGTTCTGGACGGTGAGACCCCGGCGCCGGTGCTGATCCTGGCCGGGCTGCTGGGGCTGGCCGCGGCGTACCGGCACCCGCCGTTCTATCTGGCCCTTTCCGGGGCCGTGGTCGCGGTGTTCGGCGGCTTCAACGAGACACAGGTCCTCGCCGCCGCCGTGACCCCGACCGCCGGGCCGGGCTGGTTGGCCCGGCTCGCCGTGGTGCTGGCGCTGGGCCTGGGGGCGGGAATGGCGCTGACCGGAGTGCTGCGGATGCGGGCCGCGGAACCGGCTCCGGCTTCCCGAGAGCCGGGTCTATCGTCATCGGCATGACTGAGACCGTCCGACT from Paractinoplanes brasiliensis encodes the following:
- a CDS encoding copper resistance CopC/CopD family protein, with product MTGMIVERRRICRPMVALAGLLIGFFAVLLGPAAPASAHAVLVNSDPGNGTIVPDAPNKITLNFSESVQLLSGKIQVLAPDGSRADQGDPAAAGTSVTIPLRSGGGRGTYLVSYRVMSADSHPVGGSLTFSVGAASAPPTATVDDTEVDPVVRALIPVGKYLGYAGLVLLIGPTLVLALLWPHRLSRTGPGRLVWTGIGLIIFSTLLAIWLQAPYSTGSGLFDVRVGDLRDVLGSTFGAIMLVRLGVICAAALLLRPMLRGSGDDSKTDLALLGVLGVAAIATWPLTGHPTASPVAGVSVVVDAIHLAAMAVWLGGLVMLVGFLLRKADQRELGAILPIWSRWAATAVAALIVAGVIQALIEVASLDGLINSTYGRLILAKVGLVAVVLGFAWLSRRLVQSKAAEESPRGLRRIVAAELAITAVVIGVTSALVQIAPPRSAEASQAAGASTTVTKTLTDQRMAVQIDVFPASVGNNSIHLYAYTPDNKPLTVIEWSATAALPAKGIEPIEIPLLRITDFHAVGDIALPQAGEWTFKITVRISEIDQSTLSTTATIR
- a CDS encoding sigma-70 family RNA polymerase sigma factor, with amino-acid sequence MDGLDETTSLALAARAGDAVATAAFVRATQAEVWRFTAALVDPGAADDLTQETYLRAFKALPAFEARSTARTWLLGIARRACADHLRTVVRRRRLDARLAAEAWTASPSPDPAQRLTTADLLGRLGEERRTAFVLTQVLGLSYAEAAEVEDVPVGTIRSRVARARDELVAAVSQARAV
- a CDS encoding MauE/DoxX family redox-associated membrane protein; its protein translation is MDLMQRPSRLAAAWPWISTLARLGLAAVFLIAGGLKVTDLAASARAVNAYDLMSYDTAKVIGAIQPFLEIALGLLLLIGIATRLSAAIAAVLMVIFIAGIVSAWARGLQIDCGCFSKGGELTGGRTTQYGLDILRDVGFLALAGLLMWKPRSKFSVDGLLMGDR
- a CDS encoding DsbA family protein → MSKGNRGRDRAAAQRIVEQQKAAERRRQVTIWTSVGVVAVLLIAGLIGWGVLANQEKKTEASRVSTPSVAVDDGTAFAVGSGPVTVDIYEDFMCPVCNQFEQQTGPAIAQMVTDKKVTVRYHPVSILDRVSNGTQYSTRAAGAVAAAAVDGKFLEYHNVLFENQPAEGTEGLSNDKLIELGRGVGLGDSFATAVSDGTYKPWATKVTETFASRGHNGTPTIVVNGKVVEGPGNTLPTTEVFTQAVTAAAG